The Trichosurus vulpecula isolate mTriVul1 chromosome 4, mTriVul1.pri, whole genome shotgun sequence genome contains a region encoding:
- the LOC118846244 gene encoding influenza virus NS1A-binding protein, whose amino-acid sequence MIPNGYLMFEDENFIESSVAKLNALRKSGQFCDVRLQVCGHEMLAHRAVLACCSPYLFEIFNSDSDPHGVSHVKFDDLNPEAVEVLLNYAYTAQLKADKELVKDVYSAAKKLKMDRVKQVCGDYLLSRMDVSSCISYRNFANCMGDSRLLNKVDVYIQEHLLEISEEEEFLKLPRLKLEVMLEDNVCLPSNGKLYTKVINWVQRSIWENGDSLEELMEEVQTLYYSADHKLLDGNLLDGQAEVFGSDDDHIQFVQKKPPRENGHKQISSSSTGCVSSPNATVQSPKHEWKIVASEKTSNNTYLCLAVLDGVFCVIFLHGRSSPQSSPTSTPRLIKSLSFELQPDGPVEKPMSPMQYARSGLGTAELNGKLIAAGGYNREECLRTVECYDPHTDRWSFLAPMRTPRARFQMAVLMGQLYVVGGSNGHSDDLSCGEMYDPNIDDWTQVPELRTNRCNAGVCALNGKLYILGGSDPYGQKGLKNCDVFDPVTKSWTSCAPLNIRRHQSAVCELSGYLYIIGGAESWNCLNTVERYNPENNTWTLIAPMNVARRGAGVAVHNGKLFVGGGFDGSHAVSCVEMYDPARNEWRMMGNMTSPRSNAGIVAVGKTIYAVGGFDGNEFLNTVEVYNPESNEWSPYTRIFQF is encoded by the exons atgattccCAATGGATATTTAATGTTTGAAGATGAAAATTTCATTGAGTCTTCAGTTGCCAAATTAAATGCTTTGCGAAAAAGTGGCCAGTTCTGTGATGTTCGACTTCAG GTCTGTGGGCATGAGATGTTGGCACACAGAGCAGTGTTGGCTTGCTGCAGTCCCTACTTATTTGAAATCTTCAATAGTGATAGTGATCCCCATGGAGTTTCTCACGTTAAATTTGATGATCTTAATCCAGAAGCAGTTGAAGTCTTGTTGAATTATGCCTACACTGCTCA attgAAAGCTGATAAGGAGTTGGTAAAAGATGTTTATTCTGCAGCTAAGAAGCTAAAGATGGACAGAGTAAAGCAG gTTTGTGGTGACTATTTGCTATCCAGGATGGATGTTTCAAGCTGTATCTCTTATCGGAATTTTGCAAATTGCATGGGAGACTCACGTTTGTTGAATAAGGTTGATGTTTACATCCAGGAGCACCTGTTAGAAATTTCAGAAGAAGAGGAATTTCTTAAACTTCCACGGCTAAAa TTGGAGGTCATGCTTGAAGATAATGTCTGCCTGCCTAGCAATGGCAAATTATACACAAAGGTAATCAACTGGGTGCAGCGTAGCATCTGGGAGAATGGAGACAGTCTGGAAGAGCTGATGGAAGAG GTTCAAACGTTGTACTACTCAGCTGATCACAAGCTGCTTGATGGGAATCTACTAGATGGACAGGCTGAGGTGTTTGGCAGTGATGATGACCACATTCAGTTTGTGCAG AAAAAGCCACCACGTGAGAATGGCCACAAGCAAATAAGTAGCAGTTCAACTGGATGTGTCTCTTCTCCAAATGCCACGGTACAAAGCCCTAAGCATGAATGGAAAATTGTTGCTTCAGAAAAGACTTCAA ATAATACTTACTTGTGTCTTGCTGTGCTGGATGGTGTATTCTGTGTAATTTTTCTTCATGGACGCAGCAGTCCACAGAGTTCACCAACAAGTACTCCACGACTGATTAAAAGTTTAAGTTTTGAATTACAACCAGATGGCCCGGTAGAAAAACCCATGTCTCCCATGCAGTATGCTCGATCTGGTCTAGGAACAGCTGAACTGAATGGCAAACTGATAGCTGCAG GTGGCTACAACAGAGAGGAATGTCTTCGAACAGTTGAATGCTATGATCCACATACAGATCGTTGGTCGTTCCTGGCTCCCATGAGAACACCAAGAGCCCGGTTTCAAATGGCAGTATTAATG GGCCAGCTCTATGTGGTGGGTGGTTCAAATGGCCACTCTGATGACCTGAGTTGTGGAGAGATGTATGATCCAAACATAGATGATTGGACTCAAGTTCCTGAATTAAGAACCAACCGTTGTAATGCAG GGGTCTGTGCTTTGAATGGAAAACTGTACATCCTTGGTGGCTCTGATCCATATGGTCAGAAAGGACTGAAAAATTGTGATGTGTTTGATCCTGTAACAAAGTCATGGACCAGCTGTGCTCCCCTTAACATTC GTAGACACCAATCGGCAGTGTGTGAACTTAGTGGTTATTTATACATCATTGGAGGAGCTGAGTCTTGGAATTGTTTGAACACAGTAGAACGCTACAATCCAGAAAATAATACCTGGACACTGATTGCACCTATGAATGTGGCTAGACGTGGAGCTGGAGTAGCTGTTCATAATG GAAAGCTATTTGTTGGTGGAGGCTTTGATGGTTCTCATGCTGTCAGTTGTGTAGAGATGTACGATCCAGCTAGAAATGAATGGAGGATGATGGGAAACATGACTTCACCAAGGAGCAACGCTGGCATTGTTGCTGTGGGGAAGACCATTTATGCAGTGGGAGGATTTGATGGCAATGAATTCCTGAATACTGTGGAAGTCTATAACCCTGAGTCAAATGAATGGAGTCCCTATACAAGGATTTTCCAGTTTTAA